A single genomic interval of Koleobacter methoxysyntrophicus harbors:
- a CDS encoding glycosyltransferase family 2 protein: MGLTSMDFLFLYALISIWIMLLYHIFLAFSGYRYHEEVYRDPGAVLSAIKEYPFVTILVPAHNEEKVIGRTVKAVMNMDYPQDKFELIVINDCSSDRTGEILQELQEDYNNLKVITVLPPEGGRGKAAALNRGLREAKGEYIAVYDADNTPERMALRYLVAAIVQEPQLASVVGKFRTRNKDRNILTRFINIETLGFQWISQAGRWKLFNISTIPGTNYIIRKSILDRLGGWNEKAITEDTELSIRVYEMGYREDTEFSMELYGLGYKIKFFPLAVTWEQEPETWKVWLKQRTRWVRGNIYVIGEYLFKLLSIKRKIIALDILYFFSIYFLFLSSVLISDIIFISEILGISNLTLQGPFFVLWVLAYILFVIEMAIAVNLEKGEGNLKNILLIALMYFTYCQMWIFLTLRSFYLSFKDRLMGIKTVKWYKTERF; this comes from the coding sequence ATGGGCCTTACATCGATGGACTTTTTGTTCTTATATGCATTAATCTCCATATGGATTATGTTGTTGTACCACATCTTCCTGGCTTTCAGCGGCTATCGTTACCATGAAGAGGTTTACAGGGACCCTGGAGCTGTACTTTCAGCCATTAAGGAATACCCTTTTGTAACTATACTAGTTCCTGCCCATAATGAAGAAAAGGTTATAGGGCGGACGGTTAAGGCTGTAATGAACATGGATTACCCCCAGGATAAATTTGAGCTTATTGTGATAAATGACTGTTCTTCAGATAGGACGGGAGAAATACTCCAGGAGCTGCAGGAAGATTACAATAATCTGAAGGTAATTACAGTTTTACCTCCCGAAGGCGGAAGGGGGAAGGCCGCTGCCCTGAATAGAGGATTGAGAGAAGCCAAAGGAGAATATATAGCAGTATATGATGCCGATAATACCCCTGAAAGAATGGCCTTGAGGTATCTTGTGGCTGCTATAGTTCAGGAACCTCAGTTAGCCAGTGTTGTGGGCAAATTTAGAACCAGGAATAAGGATAGAAATATTCTTACCCGGTTTATAAACATAGAGACCCTCGGCTTTCAGTGGATTTCTCAGGCAGGAAGGTGGAAGCTTTTCAACATTTCTACCATCCCGGGGACAAATTATATTATAAGAAAAAGTATTTTGGACAGATTGGGGGGATGGAATGAAAAGGCCATTACAGAAGATACGGAACTGAGCATAAGGGTTTATGAAATGGGCTACAGGGAAGATACAGAGTTTAGTATGGAGCTATACGGCTTGGGTTACAAAATAAAATTTTTCCCTCTTGCGGTTACATGGGAACAGGAACCGGAAACCTGGAAGGTATGGCTTAAACAGAGGACTAGGTGGGTAAGGGGAAACATATATGTCATCGGGGAATATTTATTTAAGCTGCTTTCTATAAAAAGGAAGATTATTGCCCTTGACATTCTGTACTTTTTTTCTATATATTTCCTGTTTCTTTCTTCTGTATTGATTTCTGATATAATATTCATTTCCGAGATCCTTGGTATATCCAATTTAACACTGCAGGGCCCCTTTTTCGTGTTGTGGGTGCTTGCGTACATATTATTCGTAATAGAAATGGCAATAGCAGTTAATCTTGAGAAAGGCGAAGGGAATTTAAAAAACATACTGCTGATAGCCCTTATGTATTTTACATACTGCCAGATGTGGATATTCCTTACTTTGAGAAGCTTCTATTTATCCTTCAAGGATAGGTTGATGGGTATAAAAACCGTAAAATGGTATAAGACCGAAAGATTTTAA
- a CDS encoding cellulose biosynthesis cyclic di-GMP-binding regulatory protein BcsB, giving the protein MIRRIKRDGIMTLVLVVFLSNYLMVSAVKAAEIYTNQVGRFNYYSNAVRLKEDLEGRGFKVYMSEGPPYVVTVGRSLTYSEALRVRERLKGLNIDCFIVKIDEEGKITIIEESDIKALNIFPLLNDSILQGVHGSQTLFFYVNENWEPEGSSYIDLYFSHSLVSTNHKSTLTVFINDRPVSTFELINEKAENRAVRVYVPKEVVEKGFNALTLRLYKRVSDDPCEDAYNPGNWFTLKKETMIHLEYREIMDRPILSNYPYPYFKIGREDPVDAIIVIPKNFNQRHLSAAAYLAAGFGKYEPYKNIRVKVVTEPEIKGYLNDSNLIFIGSDEEFDNIDGLPSTQEEEGAGVLEEFISPWNPSKMVLRIAGKGEYIQEASKALFYPNVVNQMKRPRQVIKNLELLLEKADPFLEKVTLSDIGYDDIIVRGKHQQAAAFNYSLPTQVELKEGAGITLNLRYSQALQFIQASVTVEVNNIPLGSRRLTYEGAEGEEVFFKFPPELLREKNFGIRVLFNLDLRGIDCTQRYEEHAWAVIGRNSFLYLPHEEGDRKNLKNYHYIFSKNGRIEDTVTVIPDNPRLGHIETALNIFAHMGHYLKDLGDIGLVKAGDLADDQKDKNMILIGTPRENFYIKTINQHLPVKFDENRGCFIPNNDFPFLEELGNEVGIVQLIDSPWSSGKKVMVVTGADYFALKNAEIMLTSLNIANTLSGVVCMMDNAGEVYSFESVEKADTIQKNKEDKSSKLFWFQTLRELLSQRNGKILAVILGLIIATMFILFYVIKKNYR; this is encoded by the coding sequence ATGATAAGGAGAATCAAAAGAGATGGAATTATGACATTGGTTTTAGTGGTATTCCTTTCAAATTACCTAATGGTATCGGCTGTAAAGGCAGCTGAGATATATACCAACCAGGTGGGGAGATTCAACTATTACAGCAATGCTGTGAGGCTGAAGGAGGATTTGGAGGGCAGGGGTTTTAAGGTTTATATGTCAGAGGGTCCTCCTTATGTGGTAACGGTTGGAAGAAGTTTGACCTATTCAGAAGCACTGCGGGTTAGGGAGAGGTTGAAGGGGCTTAATATCGATTGTTTCATAGTAAAAATCGACGAGGAAGGGAAAATAACCATTATTGAAGAATCGGATATAAAAGCACTTAATATCTTTCCGCTTTTAAATGACAGCATCTTACAGGGGGTGCACGGGAGTCAGACCTTATTTTTCTATGTTAATGAAAACTGGGAGCCGGAAGGTAGCAGCTATATTGATTTGTATTTTTCCCATTCACTGGTTTCCACAAATCACAAGTCAACCCTCACAGTTTTTATAAATGATAGGCCTGTCAGCACTTTTGAACTTATAAACGAAAAAGCTGAGAACAGGGCAGTGAGGGTATATGTGCCGAAAGAGGTTGTAGAGAAAGGCTTCAATGCCCTTACACTTCGTCTTTATAAAAGGGTATCTGATGACCCTTGTGAAGATGCTTACAATCCCGGCAATTGGTTTACTTTAAAAAAAGAAACTATGATCCATTTAGAATACAGAGAAATAATGGATAGACCTATTTTAAGTAACTATCCTTATCCTTACTTTAAAATAGGTAGGGAAGACCCTGTAGATGCTATTATAGTGATACCTAAGAATTTCAATCAACGGCACTTGAGTGCTGCAGCATACTTGGCCGCTGGTTTTGGTAAATATGAGCCCTATAAAAATATTAGAGTTAAGGTAGTAACAGAGCCTGAAATTAAAGGATATTTAAATGACAGCAATTTAATCTTTATAGGCAGTGATGAGGAATTTGACAACATAGATGGCTTACCATCAACGCAGGAAGAGGAAGGAGCAGGTGTGCTGGAAGAATTTATTTCTCCATGGAACCCCAGCAAAATGGTTTTGAGGATTGCGGGAAAAGGGGAGTATATTCAGGAGGCTTCTAAGGCTCTTTTCTACCCAAATGTGGTCAATCAGATGAAAAGGCCCCGTCAGGTGATTAAAAATTTAGAACTGCTGCTGGAGAAAGCAGACCCTTTTCTAGAAAAAGTAACTTTGTCTGATATAGGTTATGATGATATAATTGTTAGAGGAAAACATCAGCAGGCGGCAGCTTTTAATTATAGTCTGCCTACACAGGTAGAGCTTAAGGAAGGAGCAGGTATAACCCTTAACCTTAGATATTCTCAAGCCCTTCAATTTATTCAGGCATCTGTAACTGTTGAAGTAAACAATATACCCCTCGGCAGCAGAAGACTGACCTATGAAGGAGCAGAAGGGGAAGAGGTCTTCTTCAAATTCCCGCCGGAACTCCTTCGGGAGAAGAATTTCGGTATAAGAGTCTTGTTTAATCTAGATTTACGGGGGATTGACTGCACTCAAAGGTATGAGGAACATGCATGGGCAGTTATTGGCAGAAACAGCTTTTTGTATTTACCCCATGAAGAAGGCGACAGGAAAAACCTGAAAAACTATCACTATATTTTCTCAAAAAACGGCAGGATTGAGGATACAGTAACTGTAATTCCGGATAACCCAAGACTAGGACACATAGAAACGGCCTTAAATATATTTGCACATATGGGACACTATTTAAAGGATTTAGGGGATATAGGCCTGGTAAAGGCAGGAGATTTAGCGGATGACCAAAAGGATAAAAATATGATACTTATCGGCACTCCGAGGGAAAATTTTTATATCAAAACAATAAACCAGCATCTGCCGGTTAAATTTGATGAAAACCGTGGGTGCTTTATTCCCAACAATGATTTCCCTTTTTTAGAGGAACTAGGAAACGAAGTCGGTATAGTTCAATTGATAGACTCCCCGTGGAGCAGCGGGAAAAAAGTGATGGTAGTTACCGGTGCAGATTATTTTGCACTAAAAAATGCAGAAATAATGCTGACAAGCCTTAATATTGCAAATACCCTCTCAGGAGTAGTATGTATGATGGACAATGCAGGGGAAGTATATAGTTTTGAATCCGTGGAAAAGGCTGATACTATACAAAAAAACAAAGAGGATAAATCCAGTAAGCTGTTTTGGTTTCAAACGCTTCGTGAACTTCTCAGTCAGAGAAACGGTAAAATACTTGCAGTTATTCTAGGGCTTATTATTGCTACAATGTTCATTCTATTCTATGTGATCAAGAAAAACTACCGGTGA
- a CDS encoding metallophosphoesterase family protein, whose translation MRLAILGDIHSNIYALEAVLKDVEKHKPDEIICTGDLVGYAPFPNEVIETIKEKGIRTVMGNYDDGIGNFRLVCGCDYKDAHEQSLGEKSIAWTKEQTSEENKEFLRNLPQELRFRAGGFDVLVFHGSPRRLNEYLYEDTDEQVFDEIGKMSRANILIFGHTHIPYHRLYNKRHFINAGSVGKPKHGNPNALYALVDINETVAAAFIEVPYDVEKIARAIEESALPDEFADKLRNGNR comes from the coding sequence ATGAGGCTGGCCATTCTTGGGGACATTCATTCAAATATTTATGCTTTAGAGGCTGTTCTAAAGGATGTGGAAAAACATAAACCCGATGAGATAATATGTACAGGCGACCTGGTGGGTTATGCACCTTTTCCCAATGAGGTTATCGAAACAATAAAGGAAAAGGGAATAAGAACTGTTATGGGGAATTACGATGACGGCATCGGCAATTTCCGGCTTGTATGTGGATGTGACTACAAAGATGCTCATGAACAGTCTTTGGGGGAAAAATCTATTGCATGGACTAAAGAACAGACTTCTGAAGAGAACAAAGAATTTCTCAGGAATCTACCTCAAGAATTGCGATTTAGAGCCGGGGGGTTCGATGTCCTGGTCTTCCATGGAAGCCCCAGGAGGTTAAATGAATATCTTTACGAAGATACCGATGAACAGGTTTTCGATGAAATAGGGAAGATGAGCAGAGCGAATATTTTAATATTCGGTCATACCCATATCCCCTATCACAGGCTCTACAATAAAAGGCATTTTATAAATGCCGGCAGTGTCGGTAAACCCAAACACGGGAACCCCAATGCCCTTTATGCCCTTGTTGATATAAATGAAACCGTGGCAGCAGCCTTTATAGAGGTGCCTTATGATGTTGAGAAGATTGCCCGGGCAATAGAAGAATCGGCCCTTCCCGATGAATTTGCGGATAAATTGAGAAATGGGAATAGATAG
- a CDS encoding DUF134 domain-containing protein, with amino-acid sequence MPRPTKFRFVEHIPRLTYFKPKGVPLRDLEEVNLNIEELESIRLKDLEGLDQESCAERMKVSRATFQRVLTSAREKIAEALIYGKAIRIEGGDFKVIARRFFCRACNLEWEVQNGYSQEDTRESSNNNIECPDCGSKEVITVPPRGRDRCWRKGRHGYGGPPFRNSDDVDE; translated from the coding sequence GTGCCCAGGCCTACCAAATTCAGATTCGTAGAACATATTCCCCGGTTAACCTATTTTAAACCTAAAGGTGTTCCGTTGAGAGATCTGGAAGAAGTAAATTTAAATATAGAGGAACTGGAATCCATAAGATTAAAGGACCTGGAAGGTCTTGATCAGGAATCCTGTGCTGAGAGGATGAAGGTTTCAAGGGCTACATTCCAGAGGGTATTAACATCGGCCAGAGAGAAAATAGCAGAAGCATTAATTTACGGCAAAGCTATAAGGATTGAGGGCGGAGATTTTAAAGTAATTGCAAGGAGGTTTTTCTGCAGGGCCTGCAACCTGGAATGGGAAGTCCAGAATGGCTATAGTCAGGAAGATACACGGGAATCTTCAAATAATAATATTGAGTGTCCGGATTGCGGCAGTAAAGAGGTTATCACCGTACCTCCTCGAGGCCGGGACCGCTGTTGGAGGAAAGGAAGACACGGATACGGCGGGCCTCCGTTTAGAAACAGTGATGATGTGGATGAATAG
- a CDS encoding Mrp/NBP35 family ATP-binding protein, translated as MSGGTACSTKNSEKIKENELNRIKHVIAIMSGKGGVGKTSITGLMAVGLAHQGYSVGILDGDITGPSIPKIFGIKKKPESFEFGFLPPESLLGIRIMSLNLLLPKEDDPVVWRGPLLAGTVKQFWTDVVWGDLDFLLVDLPPGTGDVPLTVMQSIPLDGIIIVSSPQDLAVMVVKKAIKMAGMLKIPVLGMVENMSYAVCPHCGRELRIFGPSRAEKVASETGVKLLGIIPIDPEFVELCDKGQIERYRNYNMFSDKAFLETLNFSNKKEGEGQ; from the coding sequence ATGTCCGGCGGAACTGCTTGTTCAACAAAGAATAGTGAAAAAATAAAGGAAAATGAATTAAACCGGATCAAACATGTAATTGCAATAATGAGCGGAAAAGGGGGTGTAGGTAAGACCTCAATTACCGGTCTTATGGCAGTAGGTCTTGCCCATCAGGGATACAGTGTGGGAATACTGGATGGAGACATAACCGGGCCCAGTATTCCTAAGATCTTTGGAATCAAAAAAAAGCCCGAGTCTTTTGAATTCGGATTTCTGCCTCCGGAGAGCCTTCTTGGCATCAGGATTATGTCATTAAACCTTCTTCTGCCGAAGGAAGATGACCCTGTAGTATGGAGGGGACCGCTCCTTGCCGGTACGGTAAAACAGTTCTGGACCGATGTAGTATGGGGGGATCTGGATTTTCTGCTGGTAGACCTGCCGCCGGGAACAGGAGATGTGCCGCTGACTGTTATGCAATCTATTCCACTTGATGGAATTATAATCGTGTCATCTCCCCAGGACCTGGCTGTTATGGTGGTCAAAAAGGCGATTAAAATGGCGGGGATGCTGAAAATCCCTGTTTTGGGGATGGTTGAAAACATGAGCTATGCTGTATGCCCGCACTGCGGCAGGGAATTAAGGATTTTCGGCCCAAGCAGAGCTGAAAAGGTTGCTTCAGAGACGGGAGTTAAACTTCTCGGGATAATACCCATAGACCCCGAATTTGTAGAATTATGTGATAAAGGACAGATTGAGAGGTACAGGAACTACAATATGTTTTCAGATAAAGCTTTTCTAGAAACACTTAATTTTTCAAATAAAAAGGAGGGAGAAGGTCAATGA
- a CDS encoding NifB/NifX family molybdenum-iron cluster-binding protein, with protein MKIAVTAAGNDLDSQVDPRFGRCQQFIIIDSETNDIQVLKNPNAGLSGGAGVQTAQLLADKKIDVVLTGNVGPNAIRTLNAAGIKVYTGIQGTVGDSVNMFKEGKLTEASQPTVDSHFGMGRGGRGRNNKF; from the coding sequence ATGAAAATAGCGGTTACAGCAGCAGGAAACGATTTGGATTCCCAAGTTGACCCCAGATTTGGGAGGTGTCAGCAATTTATTATAATAGACTCTGAAACAAATGACATTCAGGTTCTTAAAAATCCTAATGCAGGTCTTTCCGGCGGGGCAGGGGTGCAGACCGCCCAGCTCTTAGCCGACAAAAAGATTGATGTGGTCCTTACTGGTAATGTAGGCCCCAATGCTATTAGAACATTAAATGCCGCCGGTATCAAGGTATATACTGGTATACAGGGAACGGTAGGGGATAGTGTGAACATGTTCAAAGAAGGGAAACTGACAGAGGCCTCCCAACCTACAGTTGATTCCCATTTTGGAATGGGAAGGGGCGGCCGCGGTCGAAATAACAAATTTTAA
- a CDS encoding NifB/NifX family molybdenum-iron cluster-binding protein — protein sequence MKIAIATDNGMVAAHFGRCPEYTIVDIEGKKIIKSEVIPNPGHEPGFLPRYLAEREVDCIIAGGMGPRAQGLFAQNNIETVIGVTGKVDNVVSDFINGRLQKGESSCNHGVEGHRSCDH from the coding sequence ATGAAGATAGCTATTGCAACGGATAACGGCATGGTAGCAGCCCATTTTGGGAGGTGCCCCGAGTACACTATTGTGGATATTGAGGGTAAAAAGATAATAAAAAGTGAAGTAATACCGAATCCCGGCCATGAACCCGGTTTCCTCCCCCGTTATCTAGCGGAGAGAGAAGTTGACTGCATTATAGCAGGAGGCATGGGGCCGAGGGCTCAGGGGCTCTTTGCCCAGAACAATATAGAAACAGTTATAGGTGTTACCGGAAAAGTGGACAATGTCGTAAGCGATTTCATAAATGGCCGGCTTCAAAAAGGGGAAAGTTCGTGTAACCATGGGGTAGAAGGCCACCGCAGCTGCGACCATTAA
- a CDS encoding ATP-binding protein has protein sequence MIISVASGKGGTGKTTIAVNLALSLKGRQLQLVDCDVEEPNDHIFIKPKKLKKEPVYIPLPQVDDRKCTGCGRCRDICQFNAITLLNKNVLIFQELCHGCGGCAYFCPQKAISETKREIGVVEMGRQGNLDFIQGRLNIGEALSPPVIRAVKDKIDRSKTVIIDAPPGTSCPVIEAVKNTDFCVMVTEPTPFGLNDLILCVEMLRELKINFGVIINRSDIGDSGVEDYCRREEIPVILRIPFDRKIASLYSRGLPIIGNLSGYDDIFSDLYNKIEGMVAG, from the coding sequence ATGATAATCTCGGTTGCCAGCGGCAAGGGCGGAACGGGCAAGACCACAATAGCCGTTAATTTAGCATTATCCTTAAAGGGCAGACAGCTGCAGCTTGTGGACTGTGATGTAGAAGAACCCAATGACCATATTTTTATAAAACCCAAGAAACTAAAAAAGGAACCGGTTTATATCCCCCTCCCTCAGGTTGATGATAGAAAATGTACCGGATGCGGGAGGTGCAGGGATATTTGCCAGTTCAATGCTATAACACTGCTGAATAAAAATGTGCTGATTTTCCAGGAATTATGCCACGGATGCGGGGGGTGTGCGTATTTCTGCCCGCAGAAAGCCATTAGTGAAACAAAGAGGGAGATAGGTGTCGTAGAGATGGGAAGGCAGGGGAATTTGGATTTTATCCAGGGGAGGTTAAATATCGGAGAAGCACTAAGCCCTCCGGTTATTAGGGCTGTAAAGGATAAAATAGATAGGAGCAAAACCGTTATAATTGACGCACCCCCTGGAACCTCCTGCCCCGTTATTGAAGCGGTAAAAAACACGGATTTTTGCGTCATGGTTACGGAACCCACACCATTCGGCCTAAATGACCTTATCCTCTGTGTAGAAATGCTCAGGGAACTGAAAATAAATTTCGGGGTGATTATTAACAGGTCTGATATAGGGGACAGCGGTGTCGAGGATTACTGCCGCAGGGAAGAGATACCCGTAATTCTCCGAATTCCCTTTGATAGGAAGATCGCTTCCCTTTATTCCAGAGGCCTCCCGATCATCGGGAATTTATCCGGTTATGATGATATCTTCAGTGACTTATATAACAAGATTGAGGGGATGGTGGCCGGATGA
- a CDS encoding ATP-binding protein, which produces MKELAIVSGKGGTGKTTVTGAFAALSRNKVLADCDVDAADLHLLLNPRIKEKTEFYSLKKAQIVREECRECGLCETLCRFDAINSYTVDAVSCEGCAVCYHACPSGAIKMLDRIPGHWFISETRYGPMVHARLKVAEENSGKLVAKVREKAREIAEKENLDYIIIDGPPGIGCPVISTLTGVNVVLIVTEPTMSGLHDMERIIGLTRHFNIKTLICVNKYDLNLQNTEKIEEYCRGHGLEVIGRIPFDREVVDALVHGKIAVEHSEGRAAKEIQKIWERVFVELEKLS; this is translated from the coding sequence ATGAAAGAACTTGCAATTGTAAGCGGAAAGGGAGGAACGGGTAAGACGACGGTTACGGGTGCCTTTGCTGCTTTGAGCAGGAATAAGGTCCTGGCCGATTGTGATGTTGATGCTGCAGACCTTCACCTTTTGTTAAATCCCCGGATAAAAGAAAAAACAGAATTCTATTCCCTTAAAAAGGCCCAAATTGTCAGGGAAGAATGCAGGGAATGCGGTCTGTGTGAAACTCTGTGCAGATTTGATGCAATTAATTCATATACCGTTGATGCCGTTTCATGTGAAGGTTGTGCCGTTTGCTATCATGCATGCCCCTCTGGAGCAATAAAGATGCTCGATAGAATTCCAGGTCACTGGTTCATTTCTGAAACGCGATACGGCCCGATGGTTCATGCACGCCTTAAAGTTGCAGAAGAAAATTCAGGGAAACTGGTGGCAAAGGTAAGAGAAAAGGCCAGGGAAATAGCAGAAAAGGAGAATCTGGATTATATAATAATAGACGGCCCGCCGGGGATAGGCTGCCCGGTGATTTCAACCCTTACAGGGGTTAACGTTGTCCTGATTGTCACCGAACCGACCATGTCAGGTCTTCATGATATGGAACGGATTATAGGGCTGACCCGGCATTTCAATATAAAAACCCTTATTTGCGTTAACAAATATGATCTGAATCTCCAAAACACAGAGAAAATAGAGGAATACTGCAGAGGTCATGGGTTGGAAGTAATAGGAAGGATACCCTTTGACAGGGAAGTTGTAGATGCCCTTGTTCACGGGAAAATAGCAGTGGAGCATTCAGAAGGAAGGGCAGCGAAAGAAATTCAAAAAATCTGGGAGAGGGTTTTTGTGGAGCTTGAAAAGTTGTCTTAA
- a CDS encoding Spy/CpxP family protein refolding chaperone, translating to MKRQIIVLTVAALLVIGTLQVAFAAGWGAGGIGGRMGKGLGADGDFTTPVQNLNLSAEQRQQMVDICESYFKELQALRAKFQEKLHELRILRLKGETDESVLSEKAEEVKALQSEILKLMQEKRDKISSILTEEQKEQLYSRRGMRFGGRRGNMKPGLGIENNTSGSEAL from the coding sequence GTGAAGAGACAAATTATCGTTTTAACTGTAGCTGCCCTGCTGGTAATAGGCACTCTTCAGGTAGCCTTTGCAGCAGGCTGGGGAGCCGGCGGTATCGGAGGCAGAATGGGGAAGGGCCTGGGTGCAGATGGCGACTTTACTACACCTGTTCAAAACCTGAATCTTTCGGCGGAACAGCGTCAGCAAATGGTCGATATCTGTGAGTCCTATTTTAAGGAACTGCAGGCCCTAAGGGCAAAATTCCAGGAAAAACTTCATGAACTGAGAATCCTGCGGTTAAAGGGTGAAACAGATGAATCAGTATTATCTGAAAAGGCCGAAGAAGTAAAAGCCCTTCAAAGTGAAATCTTAAAGCTCATGCAGGAAAAAAGGGACAAAATCAGCAGCATTCTGACGGAAGAACAGAAGGAACAGTTATATTCACGTAGAGGGATGAGGTTTGGCGGCAGACGTGGAAATATGAAACCCGGATTGGGAATAGAAAATAATACTAGTGGAAGCGAAGCACTATAA